A genomic window from Aquificaceae bacterium includes:
- a CDS encoding ADP-ribose-binding protein, translating to MMEISVVQGSLLEVQADAIVNPANSLGLMGGGVAGVIKRFGGEEIEKEAVSKAPIPVGSAVLTSAGKLPFKGVIHAPTMEEPAMETTEEKVRKAVRAVLELADRMGFKSIAMPGMGTGVGRLPKDVSARAMIEEIRNFQPKNLKRVILVDLDRQMVEEWKRLL from the coding sequence ATGATGGAAATAAGTGTAGTCCAAGGAAGTCTTCTTGAGGTTCAGGCGGATGCCATAGTAAACCCTGCCAACTCTCTTGGTCTTATGGGTGGCGGTGTGGCTGGAGTGATAAAGAGGTTTGGTGGTGAGGAGATAGAGAAGGAGGCAGTTTCAAAAGCTCCTATACCTGTGGGTTCTGCGGTCTTGACCTCTGCAGGAAAACTGCCTTTTAAGGGCGTAATACACGCGCCTACCATGGAAGAGCCTGCTATGGAAACCACAGAGGAAAAGGTAAGAAAAGCGGTAAGGGCGGTTTTGGAGCTTGCGGATAGGATGGGTTTTAAAAGCATTGCCATGCCTGGTATGGGAACGGGTGTGGGAAGACTTCCAAAGGATGTATCCGCAAGAGCCATGATTGAGGAGATAAGGAATTTTCAACCAAAGAACCTCAAAAGGGTCATACTTGTAGACCTTGATAGGCAAATGGTAGAAGAGTGGAAAAGGCTTCTGTGA